One genomic region from Anabaena sp. PCC 7108 encodes:
- a CDS encoding glycosyltransferase family 1 protein: MRAKRIKFVDNNLLINLSFLLTKPTGTTTYALNLLPQLQRLQPTLLTSQFFPNYNCYQTPTSLTSEQGLKGHLNRLFWTQFQLLKIYQSLKSQLLFSPIPEAPLYTKCRFIVMSHDMIPLRFPKRFSPLTPYHRYYVPQVLNQAQHIICNSQVTAKDLVDFFDIPTSKITPIPLAYNRLNFKFLNLTTRNYFLYIGRQDPYKNVQRLITAFSALPNRNDYELWLAGPYDQRYSPLLEIQSQELGISHLVKFLNYVSYDELPIIINQAIALVFPSLWEGFGLPVLEAMACGTPVITSNISSLPEVAGDAAILINPYNTGEITAAMQAIINDSETRQQLSEQGLKRANQFSWEKTGLDTVEILKEYL; encoded by the coding sequence ATGAGAGCAAAGAGAATTAAATTTGTGGATAATAACCTACTAATCAATCTTTCATTTCTCCTAACGAAACCCACAGGTACAACCACCTACGCTCTTAATCTTTTACCTCAATTACAAAGACTTCAACCGACACTTTTAACTTCACAATTTTTTCCTAATTATAACTGCTATCAAACTCCTACTAGCCTAACATCAGAACAAGGTTTAAAAGGACATTTAAACCGCTTATTTTGGACACAATTTCAACTACTAAAAATCTATCAAAGCCTCAAATCTCAACTTTTATTTTCCCCTATCCCCGAAGCACCCCTTTATACAAAATGTCGCTTTATTGTCATGTCCCATGACATGATACCATTACGCTTTCCTAAACGCTTTTCACCACTCACACCATACCATCGTTACTATGTTCCCCAAGTTCTCAATCAAGCACAACACATTATTTGCAACTCCCAAGTAACCGCTAAAGATTTAGTTGATTTTTTCGACATTCCTACTAGTAAAATCACACCAATTCCCCTCGCATACAATCGCTTAAATTTCAAATTCCTTAATCTCACCACCCGTAATTACTTCCTATACATCGGTCGTCAAGACCCTTATAAAAATGTCCAAAGATTAATTACAGCTTTTTCCGCGCTACCTAATAGAAATGACTATGAACTATGGTTAGCAGGACCTTATGATCAACGTTACTCTCCATTATTAGAAATACAATCTCAAGAATTAGGAATAAGTCATCTTGTGAAATTTCTTAACTATGTATCTTACGACGAATTACCAATAATTATTAATCAAGCAATTGCATTAGTTTTCCCCAGTTTATGGGAAGGATTTGGTTTACCAGTTTTAGAAGCAATGGCTTGTGGTACACCAGTTATTACCTCTAATATTTCCTCACTTCCAGAAGTTGCGGGAGATGCTGCTATTTTGATTAATCCTTATAATACAGGGGAAATCACCGCAGCAATGCAAGCAATTATTAATGATTCAGAAACCAGACAACAACTTTCAGAACAAGGACTAAAAAGAGCAAATCAATTTAGTTGGGAAAAAACTGGGCTGGATACAGTAGAGATTTTAAAAGAATATCTTTAA
- the pyk gene encoding pyruvate kinase yields MQLRDSQRRTKIVATIGPATSSPEMLKAIIEAGATTLRLNFSHGTHADHQRSIRLIRQTAFELNRPVAILQDLQGPKIRLGKFENGSIILAKGDRFTLTNRLIEGTQSISCVTYDYLADEVPVGSNILLDDGKVEMVVEEINHEKGDLHCRVTVPGKLSNNKGVNFPGVYLSIKAMTDKDREDLMFGLDQGVDWVALSFVRNPQDIIEIKELISSTGKNVPVVAKIEKHEAIEQMEAILTLCDGVMVARGDLGVELPAEDVPVLQKRLIATANRLGIPIITATQMLDSMVSNPRPTRAEVSDVANAILDGTDAVMLSNETAVGSFPVEAVATMARIAERIEQEETLNTNSRLSRDKRRSIPNAISQAVGQIAENLGAAAIMTLTQTGATARNVSKFRPKTPILAITPHVNVARQLQMVWGIKPLLVLELPSTGQTFQAAINVAQEKHLLTEGDLVVMTAGTLQGVSGSTDLIKVEVVTAVLGQGIGLGQGSVSGRARVIHNAMDASNFNSGDILVASRTGVDFVEAIRKAGGIITEEESLTSHAAVIGLRLGVPVIVGVKEATKVIKDGAILTLDMQRGLVYSGAVGT; encoded by the coding sequence ATGCAATTAAGAGATTCTCAGCGCCGAACTAAAATTGTTGCTACTATCGGACCTGCTACCAGTAGTCCAGAAATGCTGAAAGCGATTATTGAAGCGGGTGCAACAACACTGCGACTAAACTTTTCCCACGGAACTCATGCTGACCATCAGCGTAGTATTCGCCTAATTCGGCAAACCGCCTTTGAACTCAATAGACCAGTAGCAATTCTCCAAGATTTGCAAGGGCCAAAAATTCGCTTGGGTAAGTTTGAAAATGGTTCTATAATTTTGGCGAAGGGCGATCGCTTTACATTAACAAATCGCCTCATAGAAGGAACACAGTCAATTAGCTGCGTTACCTACGATTACTTAGCAGATGAAGTCCCTGTAGGTTCAAATATCCTCCTCGATGATGGCAAAGTTGAAATGGTAGTTGAGGAGATTAACCACGAAAAAGGTGATTTACATTGTCGGGTAACAGTTCCTGGTAAACTTTCCAACAACAAAGGGGTAAACTTTCCGGGAGTTTACTTATCCATTAAAGCCATGACCGACAAAGACCGAGAGGATCTGATGTTTGGTCTAGACCAAGGTGTAGATTGGGTAGCACTTTCCTTTGTTCGCAATCCCCAGGATATTATCGAAATTAAAGAACTCATCTCCAGCACCGGCAAAAATGTCCCTGTAGTTGCCAAAATCGAAAAGCACGAAGCCATTGAACAAATGGAAGCAATTCTGACTTTGTGTGATGGGGTTATGGTTGCTAGAGGTGACTTAGGAGTAGAACTACCAGCAGAAGATGTCCCTGTACTGCAAAAACGGCTAATTGCTACAGCCAACCGCTTGGGTATCCCCATTATTACCGCTACCCAAATGCTAGATAGCATGGTCAGTAACCCCCGTCCCACTCGTGCAGAAGTATCTGATGTTGCCAACGCGATCTTAGATGGTACAGACGCAGTGATGCTTTCCAATGAAACTGCTGTTGGTAGTTTCCCCGTAGAAGCTGTAGCGACAATGGCGAGAATAGCTGAACGCATTGAACAAGAAGAAACCCTCAACACCAATTCTCGTCTGTCAAGAGACAAAAGGCGTTCTATTCCCAATGCGATTAGCCAAGCTGTTGGTCAAATTGCTGAAAATTTGGGTGCAGCCGCAATTATGACGTTGACACAAACCGGGGCTACAGCCCGCAACGTTTCTAAGTTCCGCCCCAAAACACCAATTTTAGCTATTACACCCCATGTCAACGTGGCACGACAGTTACAGATGGTATGGGGTATTAAACCGTTGTTGGTGCTAGAACTACCTTCTACAGGTCAAACATTCCAAGCTGCTATCAATGTTGCCCAGGAAAAACACCTCTTAACTGAAGGTGATTTAGTGGTAATGACTGCGGGTACGCTTCAGGGCGTTTCTGGGTCAACAGACTTGATTAAAGTGGAAGTGGTGACTGCTGTACTCGGACAGGGAATTGGTCTAGGTCAAGGTTCTGTGAGTGGACGGGCAAGGGTAATTCATAATGCTATGGATGCCAGTAACTTTAACTCTGGAGATATTTTGGTCGCATCCCGCACTGGTGTTGATTTTGTGGAAGCAATTCGTAAAGCTGGGGGGATTATTACTGAAGAGGAAAGTCTTACAAGTCACGCGGCTGTAATTGGTTTACGTCTTGGTGTACCAGTAATTGTGGGTGTGAAGGAAGCAACAAAGGTAATTAAAGACGGGGCGATTTTGACTTTGGATATGCAACGGGGTTTGGTTTACTCTGGTGCAGTGGGAACTTAA
- a CDS encoding NAD-dependent epimerase/dehydratase family protein encodes MAKIIVTGVAGFIGSHLVDTLLQRGEEVIGIDEFNDYYDPMLKRKNIATFQQSPNFTLIEGDIQFLDLPKLFQDVEVVYHQAAQAGVRNSWGKGFRAYTERNINATQVLLEAAKDAQNLKRLVFASSSSVYGDAETLPTNEEIKPLPVSPYGITKLAGERLCELYHKNFAVPFVSLRYFTVYGPRQRPDMAFHKFFKAVLEDQAIPVYGDGQQTRDFTFVTDAIGANLAAATIPEAVGEIFNIGGGSRVVLAEVLDTIEDIVGKPIKRNHIEKAMGDARHTAADVSKAQKILGYQPQVALQEGLTREWEWVKALYGYGT; translated from the coding sequence ATGGCTAAAATTATCGTTACTGGAGTGGCTGGCTTTATAGGTTCTCACCTTGTCGATACATTATTGCAAAGAGGAGAAGAAGTCATCGGCATTGATGAATTTAATGATTACTATGATCCAATGTTGAAGCGGAAAAATATTGCTACCTTTCAACAGTCGCCTAACTTTACATTAATTGAAGGCGATATTCAATTTTTAGATTTACCAAAACTTTTCCAAGATGTGGAAGTAGTTTATCATCAAGCAGCGCAAGCGGGAGTAAGAAACTCATGGGGGAAAGGCTTTCGCGCCTATACTGAAAGAAACATTAATGCTACACAAGTTTTGTTAGAAGCTGCAAAGGATGCTCAAAACCTGAAAAGATTAGTATTTGCCTCTTCATCTAGTGTATATGGTGATGCAGAAACTTTACCGACTAATGAAGAAATTAAGCCGTTGCCAGTTTCACCTTACGGTATTACTAAATTAGCAGGTGAAAGATTGTGTGAACTATATCACAAAAACTTCGCTGTTCCTTTTGTATCCTTGCGCTATTTTACAGTTTATGGACCTCGACAGCGGCCAGATATGGCATTTCATAAGTTTTTTAAAGCAGTTTTAGAAGATCAAGCCATTCCCGTTTATGGTGATGGACAACAAACACGGGATTTTACATTTGTCACTGATGCCATTGGGGCGAATTTAGCCGCAGCTACTATACCAGAAGCAGTAGGAGAAATTTTTAATATTGGTGGTGGTAGCAGAGTAGTTTTAGCAGAAGTATTAGACACCATAGAAGATATAGTTGGTAAACCCATCAAACGTAACCATATTGAAAAGGCTATGGGAGATGCGCGTCACACGGCTGCGGATGTATCCAAAGCACAAAAAATTCTTGGATATCAGCCACAAGTAGCTTTGCAAGAGGGTTTAACTCGGGAATGGGAATGGGTTAAAGCATTGTATGGTTATGGGACTTAG
- the purD gene encoding phosphoribosylamine--glycine ligase: MKVLVVGNGGREHALAWKLLQSKKIEQIVCVPGNGGTASMECCQNIPLAVDDFEGISKLALEKDISVVVVGPEVPLAMGITDYLQSKGLMVFGPSKAGAQIEASKAWAKALMQEAGIPTAKAAVFTEAIAAKSYIKSQGAPIVVKADGLAAGKGVTVAQTLAKAEDAIDAIFQGQFGSAGNFVVIEECLLGQEVSVLALTDGLTIRPLLPAQDHKRIGDGDTGDNTGGMGAYAPAPIATPELMARVQTEVLEKAIAILRSKGIDYRGVLYAGLMVSADGDFKVLEFNCRFGDPETQVILPLLETPLEDLILACTQQRLAEMPPIAWKKGAAATVVAASGGYPGEYEKGQVIGGIKEAEASGAKVFHAGTKLNEQQQILTDGGRVLNVTGLGENFQQAIAQAYAGIQHIHFSGVYYRRDIGHRVLSPKS; this comes from the coding sequence GTGAAGGTTTTAGTTGTAGGTAATGGGGGACGTGAACACGCTCTAGCGTGGAAACTTCTACAATCAAAGAAAATTGAGCAAATTGTCTGTGTACCGGGAAATGGGGGTACAGCAAGTATGGAATGCTGCCAAAACATCCCTCTCGCGGTAGATGACTTTGAGGGTATCAGCAAACTTGCTTTAGAAAAGGATATTTCTGTAGTTGTAGTCGGTCCAGAAGTACCTTTAGCAATGGGAATTACCGACTATCTCCAAAGCAAAGGACTGATGGTATTTGGACCAAGTAAAGCGGGAGCGCAAATTGAAGCTAGTAAGGCTTGGGCTAAGGCGTTAATGCAAGAAGCAGGAATTCCCACAGCCAAAGCAGCGGTATTTACGGAAGCAATAGCAGCAAAATCTTACATAAAATCACAGGGAGCGCCAATTGTTGTTAAAGCTGACGGTTTAGCTGCTGGTAAAGGTGTGACAGTTGCCCAAACCCTTGCAAAAGCCGAAGATGCCATTGATGCCATTTTTCAGGGGCAGTTTGGCAGTGCGGGTAATTTTGTCGTGATTGAAGAATGTTTGCTGGGGCAAGAGGTATCAGTTTTAGCCTTGACTGATGGATTAACGATTCGTCCTTTACTTCCTGCTCAAGATCATAAGCGGATTGGTGATGGTGATACCGGAGATAATACTGGGGGCATGGGCGCTTATGCTCCTGCACCGATTGCAACACCAGAGTTGATGGCAAGGGTGCAAACAGAAGTTTTAGAAAAAGCGATCGCAATTTTAAGAAGCAAAGGCATCGACTACCGAGGTGTGCTGTATGCTGGATTAATGGTTTCAGCAGATGGTGACTTTAAAGTTTTAGAATTTAACTGTCGTTTCGGTGATCCAGAAACCCAAGTTATTTTGCCATTGCTAGAAACACCCCTAGAAGATTTAATTTTGGCTTGCACTCAGCAGCGTTTAGCAGAAATGCCGCCTATTGCTTGGAAAAAAGGGGCTGCTGCCACTGTAGTAGCTGCCTCAGGAGGTTATCCAGGAGAATATGAAAAAGGCCAGGTAATAGGGGGTATTAAGGAGGCAGAAGCATCAGGTGCAAAAGTATTTCATGCTGGCACAAAGTTGAACGAACAGCAGCAAATATTGACAGACGGTGGTAGAGTTTTAAATGTCACTGGGCTGGGCGAAAATTTTCAACAAGCGATCGCTCAGGCATATGCTGGCATCCAACACATTCATTTTTCAGGGGTATATTACCGTAGGGATATTGGTCATAGAGTGCTGAGTCCTAAGTCCTAA
- the nblS gene encoding two-component system sensor histidine kinase NblS: MLAPLTTIRDAFAQGVSKTLAHWWSDFTLQTKLLAVATLVVSLVMSGLTFWAVNTIQQDARLNDTRFGRDLGLLLASNVAPLIADHNLTEVAQFSQRFYSSTSSVRYMLYADETGKIFFGIPFWEPEVENSLTIKRRIQLPEDYPGDNDQPMVRQHISPDGVVTDVFIPLIVNKQYLGVLAVGINPNQTAVISTNFTRDVTIAVFITIWVMVILAGVINALTITKPIKELLVGVKQIATGNFKQRIDLPLGGELGELILSFNEMAERLERYEEQNIEELTAEKAKLETLVSTIADGAVLIDNNMQVILVNPTARRIFGWEGSDVVGSNVLHNLPISVQMEISRTLYEMAAGECESAEFRIPLNEPTKRTIRILLTTVLNLQRESIKGIAITVQDITREVELNEAKSQFISNVSHELRTPLFNIKTYIETLHDYGEDLGLEERQEFLETVNHETDRLTRLVNDVLDLSKLESGRTYNFDGVDLAQALEQTLRTYQLNARDKGIELAQEVAPNLPLVLGNYDLLLQVFGNLIGNALKFTPSGGKVAIRAYQLNPQPNSSFSSLNSNPTEQFANATQREGSHHQSSKVRLEISDTGIGIAPEDQQAIFDRFFRVENRVHTLEGTGLGLSIVRNIIDRHHSKVNLVSEVGIGTTFWFDLAVFDEEVSPLQVLSTIKTSEGTKN; the protein is encoded by the coding sequence ATGCTGGCTCCTTTAACAACAATCCGAGATGCTTTCGCTCAAGGCGTATCAAAGACACTCGCTCATTGGTGGTCTGATTTCACCCTTCAGACCAAACTACTAGCTGTAGCTACTTTAGTGGTTTCCCTGGTGATGAGTGGTCTAACTTTCTGGGCAGTGAACACAATTCAGCAAGATGCACGTCTGAACGACACCCGCTTCGGTCGTGACCTCGGACTTCTACTTGCATCAAATGTTGCGCCCTTGATTGCAGATCACAATCTCACAGAAGTTGCCCAATTTTCCCAACGTTTCTACAGCAGCACCTCCAGTGTGCGTTATATGCTCTACGCTGATGAAACAGGGAAAATCTTTTTTGGCATTCCCTTTTGGGAACCAGAAGTAGAAAACTCCCTCACCATTAAGCGGCGCATACAACTACCAGAAGATTACCCAGGTGATAATGACCAACCAATGGTGCGTCAACACATATCCCCAGATGGTGTCGTCACTGATGTATTTATTCCCCTCATAGTTAATAAACAATATTTAGGTGTTTTAGCAGTCGGCATTAATCCCAACCAAACAGCAGTTATATCCACTAATTTCACCCGTGATGTTACCATTGCGGTGTTTATCACCATTTGGGTGATGGTAATTTTGGCAGGAGTAATCAACGCCTTAACCATTACTAAACCAATTAAAGAACTACTCGTAGGCGTAAAACAGATTGCTACGGGTAATTTTAAACAGCGAATTGACTTACCCCTAGGTGGTGAACTAGGAGAGCTAATTTTAAGCTTTAATGAAATGGCAGAGCGCCTAGAGCGCTACGAAGAACAGAATATTGAAGAACTAACCGCAGAAAAAGCCAAATTAGAAACCTTAGTTTCCACCATTGCCGATGGTGCTGTGCTGATTGACAATAATATGCAGGTAATTCTAGTCAACCCTACAGCACGGCGAATTTTTGGTTGGGAAGGCAGTGATGTCGTGGGTAGCAACGTATTGCATAACTTGCCCATAAGCGTACAAATGGAAATCAGCCGCACCTTGTATGAAATGGCTGCCGGAGAATGCGAAAGTGCTGAGTTTCGTATCCCACTCAACGAACCCACCAAGCGCACAATCCGTATTCTCTTGACTACAGTGCTTAACCTGCAAAGGGAAAGTATTAAAGGCATTGCCATCACTGTGCAAGATATCACCCGTGAGGTAGAACTAAATGAAGCCAAAAGTCAATTTATCAGTAATGTCTCTCACGAACTGCGAACACCCCTCTTTAACATCAAAACCTATATTGAAACCCTACATGATTATGGCGAAGACTTGGGTTTAGAAGAACGCCAAGAATTTTTGGAAACCGTTAATCATGAAACTGATAGACTTACTCGCCTAGTCAATGATGTTTTGGATTTATCAAAACTCGAATCTGGACGCACCTACAATTTTGATGGTGTCGATTTGGCGCAAGCACTGGAACAGACATTGCGTACCTACCAACTCAATGCTAGAGATAAAGGCATTGAACTAGCTCAGGAAGTTGCCCCTAACTTACCCTTAGTCCTAGGTAATTATGATTTGTTGTTACAAGTATTTGGTAACTTAATTGGTAATGCCCTCAAATTCACCCCGTCTGGTGGAAAAGTTGCAATCCGTGCCTACCAGCTAAATCCTCAACCCAACTCTTCTTTTTCTTCCCTGAACTCTAACCCAACTGAACAATTTGCGAACGCTACACAGCGCGAAGGTTCACACCATCAGTCTAGTAAGGTACGGCTAGAAATCAGTGATACAGGAATTGGCATTGCGCCAGAAGACCAACAGGCAATCTTTGACCGCTTCTTCCGGGTAGAAAACCGGGTTCATACCCTCGAAGGTACTGGTTTGGGTCTATCTATTGTCAGAAATATTATTGACAGGCATCACAGTAAAGTTAATTTGGTTAGTGAAGTTGGTATCGGTACTACTTTTTGGTTTGACTTGGCTGTATTTGATGAAGAAGTATCGCCTTTACAGGTTTTATCCACTATCAAAACATCTGAAGGGACAAAAAACTGA
- a CDS encoding cytochrome c has protein sequence MDNQLTKPETLIQWIVLAILALLIAIPLAIFGVQMVQASDPYVKNVVSLTGNPVQGKAIFQINCAGCHGLEADGLVGPSLQAIPKRKSRYGLIHQVISGETPPMPKFQPSPQEMADLLSYLESL, from the coding sequence TTGGATAACCAGCTTACCAAACCTGAAACTTTAATTCAGTGGATCGTTTTAGCGATTTTAGCACTACTCATAGCAATCCCTTTGGCCATTTTTGGTGTCCAGATGGTGCAAGCCTCCGATCCATATGTCAAGAATGTTGTATCACTAACTGGAAACCCAGTACAGGGAAAGGCTATCTTTCAAATCAACTGCGCTGGATGTCATGGTTTAGAAGCAGACGGACTAGTAGGTCCAAGCTTACAAGCCATCCCCAAGCGCAAATCTCGATATGGGTTAATTCACCAAGTGATTAGTGGTGAAACACCGCCCATGCCAAAATTCCAGCCTAGTCCCCAAGAAATGGCAGACCTTTTAAGCTATTTGGAAAGTCTTTAA
- the petG gene encoding cytochrome b6-f complex subunit V, translating to MVEPLLSGIVLGLIVVTLSGLFYAAYRQYKRPNELGG from the coding sequence GTGGTTGAACCCCTACTGTCAGGTATTGTGTTAGGTCTGATTGTCGTCACCCTTAGTGGACTGTTTTATGCTGCTTACAGGCAATATAAGCGCCCGAACGAGTTGGGAGGCTAA
- the rsmD gene encoding 16S rRNA (guanine(966)-N(2))-methyltransferase RsmD, translating into MSLRIYGNRLLKTLPGQETRPTSARVREAVFNIWQGKIDGCCWLDLCAGSGSMGAEALCRGARLVVGIEQSSKACGIIQQNWQMVANSNQKFEVLRGNVIQQLKNLSGKQFDRIYFDPPYASGLYEPVLEAIADYQILDADGEIAVEHSPQAWTPPEIPNWKICHQKVYGKTALTFYKSMELEEME; encoded by the coding sequence ATGAGTCTGAGAATTTACGGGAATCGACTGCTTAAAACTTTACCAGGGCAAGAAACCAGACCCACCAGTGCGCGAGTACGGGAGGCAGTTTTTAATATTTGGCAAGGGAAGATTGATGGTTGTTGCTGGCTGGATTTGTGCGCCGGTAGTGGTTCAATGGGCGCAGAGGCTTTATGCAGGGGAGCTAGATTGGTCGTAGGAATTGAACAATCTAGTAAAGCCTGTGGAATAATCCAACAAAACTGGCAGATGGTAGCTAATTCCAATCAAAAATTTGAGGTATTAAGAGGAAACGTGATCCAGCAGTTAAAAAATTTATCGGGTAAGCAATTTGACAGAATATATTTTGATCCGCCTTATGCCAGTGGGTTATATGAGCCAGTTTTAGAAGCGATAGCTGATTACCAAATTTTAGATGCTGATGGAGAAATAGCCGTTGAACATAGTCCTCAAGCTTGGACACCACCAGAAATCCCTAATTGGAAGATATGCCATCAAAAAGTTTATGGCAAAACAGCGCTAACTTTTTACAAAAGTATGGAATTAGAAGAGATGGAGTGA